The proteins below are encoded in one region of Paenibacillus albus:
- the cysT gene encoding sulfate ABC transporter permease subunit CysT: MRNRLWSFGFRSTIMLYFVLLIVLPIIGIYSQSLHLGWTPFWDSVTDPLAWKAVLLTIKLSVIAALINVVLGTMIGWVLIRYRFPGRRILNSLVDLPFALPTAVGGLMILLLLGPNSFVGNLADKLGFEIVFHEPAIIIAMVFVTFPFVIRGVQPLLEELDKSEEEASYTLGASRARTFFQVIFPSMLPGIISGAMLAFSRALAEFGAVVLVAGNIPGKTLIASVYIFGEIESDNAQGAAAVSVLLLTLSFLILGAVNYVQSRRHGK, from the coding sequence ATGCGCAATCGCCTGTGGAGCTTCGGTTTTCGCAGCACCATTATGCTCTATTTTGTGCTCTTAATTGTACTGCCGATTATTGGGATTTACTCGCAATCGCTTCACCTGGGCTGGACGCCTTTCTGGGACAGCGTGACTGACCCTCTTGCATGGAAAGCAGTACTGCTTACGATTAAACTGTCTGTTATCGCTGCACTTATTAATGTCGTTCTTGGCACCATGATAGGCTGGGTGCTCATTCGCTACCGGTTCCCCGGACGCCGCATCTTGAACAGCCTTGTCGATTTGCCTTTTGCGCTGCCGACCGCGGTTGGCGGCTTGATGATATTGCTGCTGCTAGGACCGAATAGCTTCGTTGGCAATCTAGCAGATAAGCTCGGATTTGAAATTGTGTTTCATGAACCGGCGATTATTATCGCCATGGTGTTCGTGACTTTTCCGTTCGTCATTCGCGGTGTGCAGCCGCTGCTTGAAGAGCTCGATAAGTCGGAGGAAGAGGCGTCCTATACGCTAGGCGCTTCGCGGGCAAGAACGTTCTTTCAGGTGATTTTCCCATCTATGCTGCCTGGCATAATTAGCGGTGCGATGCTGGCTTTCTCCCGAGCACTTGCTGAATTCGGTGCTGTCGTACTCGTTGCGGGCAACATTCCAGGCAAGACGCTCATCGCTTCGGTTTATATTTTCGGAGAGATTGAAAGCGATAACGCGCAAGGAGCGGCGGCTGTATCCGTCCTGCTGCTGACGCTGTCCTTCCTCATACTAGGCGCAGTCAACTATGTGCAGTCGAGGAGGCATGGCAAATGA
- a CDS encoding sulfate ABC transporter permease subunit yields the protein MRRLWITLTYAVFIVLLIVPLVKIFTGSWGDGWSGFSDALTRPESLHALMMTGMIVVVVTLLNTLFGVMLALYLVRGTWLGRRLKAFMNSIVDLPFAVSPVIGGLMIVLMLGPSSVLGTFFEDIGFKVVYALPGMILATLFVTFPLMVREVMPVLQEIGAQQEEAASTLGAYSWYTFWKVTWPSIRWGVIYGVVLTVARSLGEFGAVLVVSGNIMNKTQTATTLVYQDVENFNVAAASSVALVLAAFSVGLLLLMEWAKKRKEVH from the coding sequence ATGAGAAGGCTTTGGATCACACTAACGTACGCGGTATTCATCGTTCTATTGATTGTGCCGCTTGTGAAGATTTTTACGGGTTCATGGGGAGATGGCTGGAGCGGCTTCTCAGATGCGCTTACCCGTCCCGAATCGCTGCATGCCCTTATGATGACTGGTATGATCGTCGTCGTCGTCACGTTGCTCAATACGCTGTTTGGCGTTATGTTAGCGCTCTATCTCGTTCGCGGGACTTGGCTCGGCAGACGTCTTAAAGCATTTATGAACAGCATCGTCGATCTGCCGTTCGCGGTATCGCCTGTTATCGGCGGTTTGATGATCGTCCTTATGCTCGGTCCGAGCTCGGTGCTCGGTACGTTCTTCGAAGATATCGGATTCAAAGTAGTGTACGCGCTGCCAGGGATGATTCTTGCGACGTTGTTCGTTACTTTCCCTCTTATGGTGCGCGAAGTGATGCCGGTGCTGCAGGAGATTGGAGCTCAGCAGGAAGAGGCAGCCTCGACGCTTGGCGCTTACTCGTGGTATACGTTCTGGAAAGTAACATGGCCGTCTATCCGCTGGGGCGTCATCTACGGCGTCGTGCTTACGGTTGCCAGATCGCTCGGGGAGTTCGGCGCGGTACTCGTCGTCTCCGGCAATATTATGAATAAGACTCAGACAGCGACAACGCTCGTCTATCAGGATGTAGAGAATTTCAATGTAGCGGCGGCGAGCAGCGTAGCGCTTGTGCTTGCGGCTTTCTCCGTCGGATTGCTGCTGCTTATGGAATGGGCCAAGAAGAGAAAGGAAGTGCATTAA
- a CDS encoding sulfate ABC transporter substrate-binding protein, which translates to MAGLALVSIALLLTAACGNSGEAEPTSGGDGAAAAVKKGDVTLVIGAYSVARDAFGKLLPQFAKEWKAKTGQTVTFQESYEASGTQARAIAGGFEADIAVLAMESDIDKIAKAGFITSDWRSAPYGGMITRSIAVLGTRKGNPKGIHDWEDLTRKGVKVLYPNPKTSGGAQWDINAMYGAGLKESEAKTGTKDPAYAKAFLERIHKNVESLDKSGRASMAAFEYGVGDVIVTYENELRSRIKSGVAYEIVVPKSTILIENPAAVVDKNVDKHGTRKVAEAFLSFMFTAEAQQVFADYGFRPVDPAVMDKVKDNYIVPEDLFDISYLGGWDEVRKTLYSPKGVWYQVLAGI; encoded by the coding sequence ATGGCAGGATTGGCACTTGTCTCCATTGCGCTGCTGCTGACGGCTGCTTGCGGAAATAGTGGTGAGGCTGAGCCGACAAGCGGTGGAGATGGCGCTGCTGCTGCCGTGAAGAAAGGCGATGTCACGCTTGTCATCGGTGCTTATTCGGTCGCAAGGGATGCCTTTGGCAAGCTGCTGCCGCAATTCGCGAAGGAATGGAAGGCGAAGACGGGGCAGACGGTTACATTCCAAGAGTCGTATGAAGCATCAGGCACACAGGCACGCGCCATTGCCGGCGGATTCGAAGCTGATATTGCCGTTCTCGCGATGGAGAGCGATATTGATAAAATTGCAAAAGCAGGCTTCATAACAAGCGATTGGCGTTCCGCTCCTTATGGCGGGATGATTACGCGTTCAATCGCGGTGTTGGGCACGCGCAAGGGCAATCCGAAGGGCATTCACGACTGGGAGGATTTGACCCGCAAAGGCGTGAAGGTGCTCTATCCGAACCCGAAAACATCAGGTGGAGCGCAGTGGGATATTAATGCGATGTACGGCGCAGGGCTGAAGGAATCCGAGGCGAAGACAGGGACGAAGGACCCGGCATATGCGAAGGCGTTCCTGGAGCGAATCCACAAGAACGTGGAGTCGCTTGACAAAAGCGGCCGTGCCTCGATGGCGGCCTTCGAATACGGCGTTGGCGATGTTATCGTGACGTACGAGAACGAGCTGCGTTCTCGGATCAAGAGCGGCGTTGCTTATGAGATCGTTGTGCCGAAGTCGACGATTCTCATTGAGAATCCGGCGGCGGTTGTCGATAAAAACGTCGATAAGCACGGCACGCGCAAAGTGGCGGAAGCGTTCCTTAGCTTTATGTTCACTGCAGAAGCGCAGCAGGTGTTTGCCGATTACGGCTTCCGTCCGGTCGATCCGGCTGTGATGGATAAGGTGAAGGACAACTATATCGTTCCTGAGGATCTGTTCGATATCAGCTATCTGGGCGGATGGGATGAGGTTCGCAAGACGCTTTATTCTCCGAAGGGCGTATGGTATCAGGTGCTTGCGGGGATCTAG
- a CDS encoding helix-turn-helix transcriptional regulator: MAQLHHLTLPLQRNNRFYCFPESAGYYRHYQGHEVRRAAGMLQEFNLHLVTAGVGYVELEQQRYELTAGDAFLYFPGDKQVYYADKDRPWDFKWIHFYGSGILADLTERGFHRSTGWRIRSSSVLESLIDELLLEMDQHKMLHPSRISMLMYGIIAEFIEQAEPVSAPGTGASAIERMLKLLPELQAAATEPFDLDEWAARAGTNRYAFCRWFRRAAGQTPLEFVTMCRIQRAKQLLVEQQSLSVQEIARLSGYVHHSYFNKRFQESENMTPTAYRQQFYMQSLVPPPDMGYNQ; the protein is encoded by the coding sequence ATGGCCCAGCTGCATCATCTGACACTTCCGCTTCAGAGGAACAACCGGTTCTACTGCTTTCCGGAGTCCGCCGGCTACTACCGGCATTATCAAGGCCACGAGGTGCGCCGCGCCGCAGGCATGCTGCAGGAATTCAACCTCCATCTTGTAACCGCAGGCGTGGGCTATGTTGAGCTGGAGCAGCAGCGCTACGAGCTGACGGCAGGCGACGCCTTTCTATATTTTCCGGGCGATAAACAGGTGTATTACGCCGATAAAGACCGTCCGTGGGACTTCAAATGGATTCATTTCTACGGCAGTGGCATACTCGCCGATCTGACCGAACGCGGCTTCCACCGCTCGACCGGCTGGCGAATACGTTCCTCCTCCGTGCTGGAGAGTCTAATCGACGAGCTGCTGCTCGAGATGGACCAGCATAAAATGCTTCACCCGAGCCGCATCTCGATGCTGATGTATGGCATTATCGCCGAGTTCATTGAACAGGCTGAGCCTGTTTCCGCACCGGGCACCGGTGCATCCGCGATTGAGCGCATGCTGAAGCTGCTGCCGGAGCTGCAAGCGGCGGCCACCGAGCCGTTCGATCTTGATGAATGGGCAGCCCGAGCGGGGACGAACCGCTACGCTTTCTGCCGATGGTTTCGCCGCGCGGCAGGCCAGACGCCTCTGGAGTTCGTGACGATGTGCCGCATTCAGCGCGCGAAGCAGCTGCTCGTGGAACAGCAAAGCTTAAGCGTGCAGGAAATTGCACGGTTGTCCGGATACGTGCACCATAGCTATTTTAATAAGCGTTTTCAGGAGAGCGAGAATATGACACCGACTGCTTACCGCCAGCAATTTTACATGCAGTCGCTTGTTCCTCCCCCCGATATGGGCTACAATCAATGA
- a CDS encoding sulfate/molybdate ABC transporter ATP-binding protein produces MHIEVRGLNKQFGDFQAVRDVSFDIAKGQLIGLLGPSGGGKTSILRMLAGLESPTSGDIVFHGKRVNDLPPQERGIGFVFQNYALFKHMTVYDNVAFGLKVKKAAKDVIRERVMSLLELTGLKGFEHRYPHQLSGGQRQRVAFARALAPQPQLLLLDEPFAAIDAKIRTELRTWLKEMIERLGITSIFVTHDQDEAIEVADEIMIINKGRLEQKGTPWDIYKSPQTQFVASFIGESTIVDQVEQLKGFEEAANWPGTKALIRPEYIEIGKRHEFRLPSATIAGKVKHLHFRGSEWMVEVMVGDIKLITYRSLEKDVLQPGEEINVLIHRAYLFNDNDTWIMENKQKEDPMPVHI; encoded by the coding sequence ATGCATATCGAGGTGCGCGGTTTAAATAAACAGTTCGGTGACTTTCAAGCGGTTCGCGATGTCAGCTTCGACATAGCCAAAGGGCAATTGATCGGCCTTCTAGGCCCGAGCGGCGGCGGCAAAACATCGATTCTCCGCATGCTGGCGGGGCTGGAGTCGCCGACTTCCGGCGATATTGTGTTTCATGGTAAACGTGTGAATGATCTGCCTCCTCAGGAGCGCGGAATCGGATTTGTTTTTCAGAACTATGCGCTGTTCAAGCATATGACCGTCTACGATAACGTCGCATTCGGCCTGAAGGTGAAGAAGGCAGCGAAGGATGTAATTCGCGAGAGAGTCATGTCACTGCTTGAGCTTACGGGGCTGAAAGGCTTCGAGCATCGCTACCCGCACCAGCTATCGGGTGGACAGCGGCAGCGTGTTGCTTTTGCAAGGGCGCTTGCACCTCAGCCTCAGCTGCTGCTGCTCGATGAGCCTTTTGCCGCGATTGATGCGAAGATCCGTACGGAGCTGCGCACGTGGCTGAAAGAAATGATCGAGCGTCTAGGCATTACGTCGATCTTCGTTACGCATGACCAGGACGAAGCGATTGAAGTCGCGGACGAAATTATGATTATTAACAAAGGGCGCCTGGAGCAGAAGGGCACGCCTTGGGATATTTATAAGAGCCCGCAAACCCAGTTCGTGGCGAGCTTCATCGGCGAGTCGACGATCGTGGATCAGGTGGAACAGTTGAAAGGCTTTGAGGAAGCGGCTAACTGGCCAGGCACAAAAGCACTTATTCGTCCGGAATATATTGAGATCGGCAAGCGTCATGAGTTCCGCCTTCCATCGGCTACGATCGCTGGCAAGGTGAAGCATCTGCACTTCCGCGGAAGCGAGTGGATGGTTGAAGTGATGGTCGGCGACATTAAGCTGATTACGTACCGCTCCCTGGAGAAGGATGTTCTGCAGCCGGGTGAGGAGATCAATGTGCTCATCCACCGTGCGTACCTCTTCAATGATAACGACACGTGGATTATGGAGAACAAGCAGAAGGAAGACCCGATGCCAGTGCATATCTAA
- a CDS encoding YeiH family protein — MAAAHHSNSIKPFAAAQAQQVKLLAALQQRLSGVGFTFLIAAAGLGISRWPGFNYAGQMACAIMLAVLYRHFCGYPQETLRAGIAFSGKSLLRLAIILYGLKLNIASVFHEGLGLLGRDAAAAVFVIGCTMLLAKWLKADMKLSLLLGIGTGICGAAAIAAVSPIVEAKEEETALSAGLIALIGTVFAVSYTLLRPIFGLTDLQYAVWSGTSLHEIAHVALAAAPAGQDALALALLAKLGRVFLLVPLCLVLVAIMKRIRSSSAQSNKQDAAAASAKPIAMPWFLLGFMLMSLLGSSSLGQSILQSSPALTNGLTTLTTFLLTMAMVALGLNVNLKGQRASVLKPLLAMLITSLLLTFWTYFSVL, encoded by the coding sequence ATGGCAGCTGCACATCATTCGAATTCCATCAAGCCGTTTGCGGCCGCGCAAGCACAACAAGTCAAGCTCTTAGCCGCGCTGCAGCAGAGGCTGTCCGGCGTCGGTTTTACCTTTCTCATTGCCGCGGCAGGCCTTGGCATCTCACGCTGGCCCGGTTTCAACTACGCAGGGCAGATGGCCTGTGCCATTATGCTTGCTGTTCTGTACCGTCACTTCTGCGGATATCCGCAGGAAACGCTGCGAGCCGGTATCGCCTTCTCAGGCAAAAGCTTGCTTCGACTCGCGATTATCCTATATGGGCTGAAGCTCAACATTGCGTCGGTGTTCCATGAAGGGCTCGGCCTGCTTGGGCGCGATGCGGCAGCGGCTGTCTTCGTAATTGGCTGCACAATGCTGCTGGCCAAATGGCTGAAGGCAGATATGAAGCTCTCGCTGCTGCTTGGCATCGGCACTGGCATCTGCGGCGCCGCAGCCATTGCGGCTGTCTCGCCGATTGTCGAAGCCAAAGAAGAAGAGACGGCGCTCAGCGCAGGACTGATCGCGCTCATCGGCACCGTATTCGCAGTCAGCTACACGCTGCTGCGGCCTATCTTCGGGCTCACTGATCTGCAATATGCAGTCTGGTCCGGAACGAGCCTGCACGAAATCGCCCACGTTGCTCTGGCAGCAGCGCCTGCCGGGCAGGATGCTCTCGCACTTGCACTACTTGCGAAGCTCGGGCGCGTCTTCCTGCTTGTGCCGCTGTGCCTGGTGCTTGTAGCGATCATGAAGCGCATCCGCAGCAGCAGCGCACAAAGCAACAAGCAAGACGCGGCTGCCGCAAGCGCCAAACCAATCGCAATGCCGTGGTTTCTCCTCGGCTTCATGCTCATGAGCCTCCTCGGCAGCAGCAGCCTTGGTCAATCCATCTTGCAATCCTCGCCTGCACTAACGAACGGGCTGACGACGTTGACGACATTTTTGCTCACGATGGCGATGGTTGCACTAGGACTTAACGTTAACCTGAAGGGACAGCGTGCATCTGTGTTGAAGCCATTACTCGCCATGCTCATAACCTCGCTACTGCTGACCTTTTGGACATACTTCTCCGTCTTGTAA
- a CDS encoding aldo/keto reductase, producing the protein MKRIAVAGIEQGITQLVHGSMMLDKNRMDYSSGLLDAFIAAGGNAIDTGHIYGESSARAIGLWMDARGNRSDIVIVGKGAHPYEQSRMTKTCIQSDLVESLDRLMTDYMDMYMLHRDDPNVNVGYILEGLNDQIAAGRCRAIGASNWSVARIQEANAYAAKHGLTGFACSSPNLALARPNEARWAGCVSTTAEDEAWHEKSQLPILSWSSQSGGFFTNRYSPENREDAEMVRVNYSEENWERKRRASVLAEKYDVTANHIALAYVLNQPFPVAAIVGPQQPSELQDSLKALPVILTDAERAWLNLQTETIAL; encoded by the coding sequence ATGAAACGAATTGCTGTCGCAGGCATTGAGCAGGGCATTACTCAGTTGGTACACGGCTCTATGATGCTGGATAAGAATCGAATGGACTACTCTTCGGGCTTGCTTGACGCTTTTATAGCAGCCGGAGGCAACGCGATTGATACCGGACATATTTACGGTGAAAGCTCCGCCCGCGCAATCGGGCTTTGGATGGACGCGCGCGGCAACCGCAGCGATATCGTCATCGTCGGCAAAGGAGCGCATCCTTACGAGCAATCGCGGATGACGAAGACATGCATTCAAAGCGACTTAGTCGAATCGCTGGATCGGCTTATGACCGATTATATGGATATGTACATGCTCCATCGCGACGATCCGAACGTCAATGTCGGCTATATTTTGGAAGGGCTGAACGACCAGATCGCCGCAGGTCGCTGCCGTGCAATCGGCGCATCCAACTGGAGCGTTGCGCGCATTCAGGAAGCCAATGCTTACGCAGCGAAGCATGGCTTAACGGGCTTCGCGTGCAGCAGCCCGAACCTGGCTCTTGCAAGACCGAACGAAGCGCGCTGGGCAGGCTGCGTATCGACGACTGCCGAGGATGAAGCATGGCATGAGAAATCGCAGCTGCCGATCCTGTCCTGGTCATCGCAATCCGGAGGCTTCTTCACAAACCGTTATTCTCCGGAGAATCGCGAGGATGCAGAGATGGTTCGCGTCAATTACAGCGAGGAGAACTGGGAGCGCAAACGCAGAGCGTCGGTGCTGGCTGAGAAATACGACGTAACCGCGAATCATATCGCGCTCGCTTATGTACTGAATCAGCCGTTCCCGGTCGCTGCGATCGTCGGTCCGCAGCAGCCGTCCGAGCTGCAGGACAGTCTCAAGGCTTTGCCTGTCATCCTCACGGATGCGGAACGCGCTTGGCTTAACCTCCAGACGGAGACGATCGCGCTGTAA
- a CDS encoding stalk domain-containing protein, giving the protein MFSNRFKHPLKQLTLGALGTLVIAVSAPLAYADEAAPIATTTGTVTAVPISAQLPLSGAVTIQDKKLVTKDEVFDYELHLPVISGMKDAKYQQALNANIAARAMAVAEDLHKQAKADAAEADGSYEFRPYSVYVSFEVMSDGSDAAGNMLSFKVLTYTYTGGAHGATIAQTYNVRNAATASQVKLKDLFGSSYKTLINKAVSAEIAAHSDLYFPDTFKSISDSQAFYVKDNKGYIIFQQYEIAPYAAGMPEVAVNIPAPSNLASLPVVVNGTKVAPAKLYVSKEGIAMAPLRSIAMQLGYTLGWNAKTQSVELTKGAQFTSLQVGKDRYTYAKMAPFKLGAAPVVKDKAIYVPLTFFSQVLKAQVAYSKDSVTITAAVK; this is encoded by the coding sequence ATGTTCAGCAATCGTTTCAAACACCCACTCAAACAACTTACTCTTGGCGCACTCGGCACACTAGTCATCGCAGTATCTGCCCCTCTGGCTTATGCAGATGAAGCTGCGCCCATTGCTACGACTACCGGCACCGTCACGGCGGTACCGATCAGCGCTCAGCTTCCTCTATCAGGCGCTGTAACGATACAAGACAAGAAGCTTGTCACGAAGGACGAGGTCTTCGATTATGAGCTTCATCTGCCGGTCATTAGCGGAATGAAGGATGCGAAATACCAGCAGGCGCTTAATGCTAACATTGCCGCGCGAGCAATGGCCGTCGCTGAAGACCTTCATAAGCAAGCGAAGGCAGACGCCGCTGAAGCGGACGGGTCCTATGAATTCCGACCGTACTCCGTTTATGTAAGCTTTGAGGTGATGTCGGACGGCAGTGACGCAGCCGGCAATATGCTGTCATTCAAAGTGCTCACATATACGTACACTGGCGGTGCCCACGGCGCTACCATTGCCCAAACCTATAACGTACGCAACGCGGCGACAGCATCTCAGGTCAAGCTGAAGGATCTGTTCGGCAGCAGCTACAAGACGCTGATTAACAAAGCCGTAAGCGCTGAAATTGCAGCACATTCGGACTTATATTTCCCGGATACCTTCAAGAGCATCTCGGACAGCCAAGCCTTCTATGTGAAGGACAATAAGGGCTATATCATCTTCCAGCAGTACGAAATCGCGCCGTACGCAGCAGGCATGCCTGAAGTCGCCGTGAACATTCCGGCACCGAGCAATCTGGCTTCGCTTCCGGTCGTTGTGAATGGTACAAAGGTTGCTCCTGCGAAGCTGTATGTGAGCAAGGAAGGCATCGCTATGGCGCCGCTTCGCTCGATTGCCATGCAGCTCGGCTACACGCTTGGCTGGAATGCGAAGACGCAGAGTGTGGAGCTTACCAAAGGCGCGCAGTTCACTTCGCTCCAAGTCGGCAAAGATCGTTACACCTATGCAAAGATGGCTCCGTTCAAGCTCGGCGCAGCGCCGGTAGTGAAGGACAAGGCGATCTATGTGCCGCTCACGTTCTTCTCGCAAGTGCTGAAGGCGCAGGTGGCTTATAGCAAGGATTCGGTTACGATTACAGCGGCCGTGAAGTAA
- a CDS encoding Cof-type HAD-IIB family hydrolase codes for MYKLIAIDIDDTLLTDERTVTPGTKEALIAAMERGVFVTLATGRMFPSARKIADQIELNVPIITYQGSSVKTLLDEQVLYERYVPQDAAELLMNYCKENNIHLQLYTDDVIYVREDNQHARDYSSLANLPFVVEPDFKSLIKRPTAKMLMIDDPARLDEVAVDLKKLIGANTHITKSKPHFLEVTHKEGTKGHAISFMAEHIGCSMDEVIAIGDSWNDHEMIEVAGLGVAMGNAVQKLKDIAQYVTKTNNDEGVRHVIEKFILQPETV; via the coding sequence ATGTATAAACTCATTGCCATTGATATTGACGACACTTTGCTGACAGACGAACGTACCGTAACGCCGGGAACGAAGGAAGCGCTGATCGCTGCGATGGAGAGAGGCGTGTTCGTTACGCTGGCTACCGGCCGCATGTTCCCATCCGCGCGGAAGATTGCCGATCAGATTGAATTGAACGTTCCGATCATTACGTACCAAGGCTCCAGCGTGAAGACCTTGCTTGACGAGCAGGTGCTCTACGAGCGTTACGTCCCGCAGGATGCGGCGGAGCTGCTGATGAACTACTGCAAGGAGAACAACATCCATCTCCAACTGTATACCGACGATGTTATCTATGTGCGCGAAGACAACCAGCATGCGCGCGACTACTCGAGCTTGGCGAATCTCCCATTCGTCGTCGAGCCGGATTTCAAGTCATTAATCAAGCGACCGACTGCCAAAATGCTCATGATCGACGATCCGGCACGCCTCGACGAGGTTGCTGTTGACTTGAAGAAGCTCATTGGCGCGAACACGCATATTACCAAATCGAAGCCGCACTTCCTCGAAGTGACGCATAAGGAAGGCACGAAAGGCCACGCGATCTCGTTTATGGCGGAGCACATCGGCTGCTCGATGGATGAAGTCATTGCGATCGGCGATTCGTGGAATGACCACGAAATGATCGAGGTAGCCGGACTCGGCGTGGCGATGGGCAATGCGGTTCAGAAGCTGAAGGACATCGCGCAATATGTAACGAAGACAAACAATGACGAAGGCGTGCGCCATGTTATTGAGAAGTTTATTTTGCAGCCGGAGACGGTGTAA
- a CDS encoding YigZ family protein produces the protein MLARFKTFRQQASAEIIIKKSRFIGYGKPVTSEAEAIAFIEELKKQHWNANHNCSAYVIGERDEIQKQSDDGEPSGTAGKPILEVIKHHGLKNVVIVVTRYFGGIMLGAGGLIRAYTDGAVTAIEAAEAITNVLHREVIVDVDYTWYGKLENEFHARSVRIGGTEFTDRVIITCLPEAADAERFSNWITDLTQGQAKLTIGEDQYYIEGE, from the coding sequence ATGCTAGCCAGATTCAAGACGTTTCGCCAGCAGGCGAGCGCTGAAATTATCATTAAGAAATCCCGGTTCATTGGCTACGGGAAGCCGGTCACGTCCGAGGCAGAAGCGATTGCCTTCATCGAAGAGCTGAAGAAGCAGCACTGGAATGCGAATCATAATTGTTCGGCGTACGTCATTGGCGAGCGGGACGAGATCCAGAAGCAGTCGGATGACGGCGAGCCGAGCGGCACTGCGGGCAAGCCGATTCTCGAAGTGATCAAGCACCATGGCCTCAAAAATGTCGTAATCGTCGTAACCCGCTATTTTGGCGGAATTATGCTCGGTGCCGGCGGCCTCATCCGTGCGTATACGGATGGAGCGGTTACTGCCATTGAAGCGGCGGAAGCAATCACGAATGTGCTGCACCGTGAGGTCATCGTCGATGTTGACTATACGTGGTATGGCAAGCTCGAGAACGAGTTCCATGCCCGCAGCGTCCGCATTGGCGGGACGGAATTCACCGACCGCGTCATTATCACTTGCTTGCCGGAAGCGGCGGATGCAGAGCGGTTCAGCAATTGGATCACGGACTTGACGCAAGGACAAGCTAAGCTGACAATCGGCGAGGACCAATATTATATCGAGGGCGAGTAG
- a CDS encoding S41 family peptidase has product MSVFGEQAVKQRRRVTIAIVLVIAVAAGFAGGRISMLVQYPVMKEAAFKNLSYAYNEIMNQYLNGAQAKALVDGAAEGMVASLGDPYSVYMTGEKGEQFVQSYEDHFVGIGIEIREEDGEFVIDKIIKGTPADRSELKAGDTFVTIDGKKTSGIELTDLKALLQGKEGTKVKVSVRREGTNGTIDMTIPRGAVPVLTVASEMKQDGIGEITISRFAEKTADEFAEAIAALQKKGMKSLLLDLRGNPGGLLEPTITIANRFVPKGQTIVQVVYKNEKHVITHTSSQKEPWKLPIAILVDAHTASSAEVLTAALKEDAGAQVVGEKTFGKGIVQNFRQLKDGSVLKLTEAQWRTPKGSWIHKKGIDPTTAVAAPDYAMLPRLPVGLKLKAGDYGDQVVTVQKMLQVLSYNIGASLGIFNSDTENAVRAFQSNEKLTVTGVVNDKTAYHMVNRLSDKFNVEDPQRNKAMTLLQTAMKQ; this is encoded by the coding sequence GTGAGTGTATTTGGTGAGCAAGCGGTTAAACAGCGCCGGCGTGTAACGATAGCCATTGTGCTCGTTATCGCAGTTGCGGCAGGGTTTGCGGGAGGCAGAATCAGCATGCTGGTTCAATATCCGGTAATGAAAGAAGCGGCGTTTAAGAACTTATCTTATGCGTACAACGAAATTATGAATCAATACTTGAACGGTGCACAGGCGAAGGCGCTTGTTGACGGCGCGGCCGAAGGGATGGTTGCTTCGCTTGGCGATCCGTATTCCGTATATATGACCGGCGAGAAGGGCGAGCAGTTCGTCCAGTCATATGAGGATCATTTTGTCGGAATCGGTATAGAAATTCGTGAAGAAGACGGCGAGTTTGTTATTGATAAAATCATTAAAGGAACGCCGGCAGACAGGTCCGAGCTGAAGGCTGGCGATACGTTCGTGACCATTGATGGCAAGAAGACGAGCGGGATCGAGCTTACCGATCTGAAGGCGCTTCTTCAAGGTAAAGAGGGCACGAAGGTGAAGGTGTCCGTACGCAGGGAAGGGACGAACGGAACGATCGACATGACGATTCCGCGCGGCGCTGTTCCGGTGTTAACCGTAGCATCCGAAATGAAGCAAGATGGTATTGGCGAGATCACGATCAGCCGGTTCGCAGAGAAGACGGCAGATGAATTCGCTGAGGCAATCGCAGCGCTGCAGAAGAAGGGCATGAAGTCGCTATTGCTTGATCTGCGCGGCAATCCAGGCGGACTGCTTGAGCCGACCATTACAATTGCGAACCGGTTTGTACCGAAAGGCCAAACCATCGTTCAAGTTGTCTATAAGAATGAGAAGCATGTCATTACTCATACCTCGAGCCAGAAGGAACCGTGGAAGCTGCCGATTGCGATTCTCGTCGATGCTCATACGGCAAGCTCCGCTGAAGTGCTGACGGCAGCGCTCAAAGAGGATGCAGGGGCGCAGGTGGTTGGCGAGAAGACTTTTGGCAAAGGCATTGTTCAGAACTTCCGCCAGCTGAAGGACGGTTCGGTACTGAAGCTTACCGAAGCGCAGTGGCGTACACCTAAGGGGAGCTGGATTCATAAGAAGGGCATCGATCCAACGACTGCCGTGGCCGCTCCGGATTATGCGATGCTTCCAAGATTGCCAGTAGGCCTCAAGCTGAAAGCCGGTGATTACGGCGATCAAGTCGTAACGGTGCAAAAGATGCTTCAAGTGCTCAGCTACAATATTGGCGCGAGCCTCGGCATTTTTAACTCGGATACAGAGAATGCGGTGAGAGCTTTCCAATCGAATGAGAAGCTGACGGTTACCGGTGTAGTGAACGATAAGACAGCTTACCATATGGTTAATCGACTCTCGGATAAATTTAACGTGGAAGATCCGCAGCGGAACAAAGCGATGACGCTTCTGCAGACCGCAATGAAGCAATAG